Proteins encoded within one genomic window of Mesotoga sp. Brook.08.105.5.1:
- a CDS encoding FtsX-like permease family protein encodes MLKYMWLYLRRRPGRILVFIFVVALGLSMSLVISSIFLSFGETRSRIAKINESWITVQYLSESGRDESIDNSLTEIFEDVFGLSDVIPVDIAYLGYNLFGSARANFPVYGIKQTEISRMLRESNAYISEGTVFSPGTNEIIVSDSFLRASGVDLKNVYEEISEMSSVGLYTVVASLEGPSVFGLGPSGISRGKGSFGFLVFAEDGFLMAVENELRSRIIGEELSVSIRGPVSSREALERQYASYYLGVFLTNLFVSLVFIIALTMLNSVSIRERRKEYAILTAIGHSPASLKVRLFLESLYQGIAGWILGLLAGGAVLSLFEDRFFTPNGLYIGDSAVSSICTLFIPFTTIVLSQILIGRHLRRDLVGLLKSSEERVGLLKNRFRNVGLPWLQFPLRSDGYRSLFVNITALAVLVTVFGLLLSSLTDTVRDSGWLFDQCSYIQTSALEEIRLPEEISSKSTAVLPADLLELDVKLMFGTSKLFIPVVSTEHSRLLSIFDEDPSAGTLYVSRSLFDLIVNGSVRGLDYSSMEVLPNLESLAGVLVQDRIESAGLLVLYDDRDLAGEMRSFASEAGQVELVDKKTFELKIRAETQFMGLISSIIIYLQYIVVIIIGLVTVTRVTLARRSEISIRNILGQSRDEIGLLFFGELSLVLFLGAAIGYLLTTICWQIFRSVFLRGLYISSIVVPETLFRISVMTVIVMLAGVITARFLISKQDPISIIER; translated from the coding sequence ATGCTTAAGTACATGTGGCTATATCTCAGAAGAAGACCGGGCAGAATACTGGTCTTCATATTCGTTGTCGCTCTTGGTTTATCAATGAGCCTTGTGATTAGCTCAATCTTTCTTTCCTTCGGAGAGACGAGAAGCAGGATAGCAAAGATCAATGAGAGCTGGATTACGGTACAGTATCTCTCTGAAAGTGGAAGAGATGAATCGATTGACAATAGTCTTACCGAGATTTTCGAAGACGTATTTGGTCTTTCAGATGTTATCCCGGTAGATATCGCCTATCTCGGCTACAACCTTTTCGGAAGTGCAAGAGCCAATTTCCCTGTTTATGGAATCAAGCAGACGGAGATATCTCGAATGTTGCGGGAGAGCAATGCCTACATCTCAGAAGGGACGGTATTTTCCCCAGGGACAAATGAGATTATTGTCTCCGATTCATTTCTAAGAGCCTCAGGAGTAGATCTGAAAAATGTCTATGAGGAGATCTCCGAAATGTCGAGCGTAGGTCTATATACAGTGGTCGCATCTCTGGAAGGACCATCGGTGTTTGGACTGGGGCCGTCGGGGATTTCGAGGGGCAAGGGATCATTTGGCTTCCTGGTATTCGCTGAGGATGGTTTCCTAATGGCAGTTGAAAACGAGCTGAGATCAAGGATCATCGGAGAAGAGCTTTCAGTTTCGATCAGAGGACCTGTTTCTTCCCGGGAGGCCCTTGAAAGGCAGTACGCAAGCTACTATTTGGGAGTCTTCTTGACAAATCTCTTTGTCTCTCTGGTCTTCATAATAGCTCTTACAATGCTTAATTCGGTAAGCATTCGTGAAAGAAGGAAGGAGTATGCTATCCTTACTGCCATAGGTCATTCTCCCGCGAGTTTGAAGGTAAGACTCTTTCTGGAGTCGCTTTATCAGGGAATCGCTGGTTGGATCCTTGGCCTCCTTGCAGGTGGAGCCGTTCTTTCACTATTCGAAGATCGCTTTTTCACGCCCAATGGACTTTATATAGGCGACAGCGCCGTCTCATCTATTTGCACGTTATTTATACCGTTCACTACGATTGTTCTATCTCAGATACTGATAGGAAGACATCTGAGAAGAGATCTCGTCGGTCTTCTGAAGAGTTCTGAAGAAAGAGTCGGTCTGCTCAAGAACAGATTCAGGAATGTCGGTTTGCCCTGGCTCCAATTTCCTCTGAGAAGCGATGGTTACAGATCTCTTTTTGTTAACATCACCGCGCTTGCCGTGCTAGTGACCGTTTTTGGTTTGCTTCTATCTTCATTGACGGATACTGTTCGAGACAGCGGCTGGTTGTTCGATCAATGTTCTTATATTCAGACCTCGGCATTGGAGGAGATCCGGCTTCCTGAAGAAATCTCATCGAAATCGACGGCTGTTCTTCCTGCCGATCTTCTCGAGCTGGATGTAAAGCTTATGTTCGGCACCTCGAAACTCTTCATTCCTGTTGTATCTACTGAGCATTCGAGACTTCTCTCAATATTCGACGAAGATCCGTCGGCCGGTACGCTGTATGTTAGCAGGAGTCTTTTCGACTTAATTGTCAATGGTTCTGTCAGGGGGTTGGATTACTCTTCGATGGAGGTTCTACCGAATCTAGAAAGTCTCGCTGGTGTCTTAGTGCAAGACAGAATAGAATCTGCCGGTCTCCTGGTATTATACGATGACCGTGATCTTGCAGGTGAAATGAGAAGTTTCGCCTCCGAGGCCGGTCAGGTGGAATTGGTCGACAAGAAGACTTTCGAGTTGAAGATCCGTGCCGAGACGCAGTTCATGGGGTTGATTTCCTCGATTATCATCTATCTTCAGTACATCGTCGTCATAATAATCGGTCTGGTTACTGTTACAAGGGTGACCTTGGCGAGACGGAGCGAGATATCAATCAGGAACATTTTGGGACAGAGTAGAGATGAGATTGGTCTTCTCTTTTTCGGAGAACTGTCATTAGTGCTTTTCCTAGGCGCAGCAATTGGATATCTTCTGACTACGATCTGCTGGCAGATTTTTAGATCGGTCTTTCTTCGGGGACTTTACATTTCCTCGATCGTAGTTCCTGAGACGCTTTTCAGAATCTCTGTAATGACCGTTATTGTTATGTTGGCCGGAGTAATCACGGCAAGATTCTTGATTTCGAAACAAGATCCAATATCAATTATCGAAAGATAG
- a CDS encoding P1 family peptidase — protein MRYRELAYPGDGYETGPLNKITDLEGIRVGHYTLTEDSPRYLRTGISVIRIPYVYERPVPAASSVFNGYGKSMGLIQIEELGTIESDIFLTNTLSIGAVHQGAVRLALQSNPELSSLNVVVMECNDGFLNEIRALAIKEEMVTDAVGDAKKDFQLGSCGAGTGMVCFGYKGGIGSSSRIVEFGGRKYTLGVFVLSNFGRSSDLRIPSLELRPKLQDSDREKGSLIMILGTDLPLMPHQLKRVTRHMNLAIGLLGAPGYHGSGDISLAFTTSIEYRQSEQSLMNEGNTQSEIFRAAVWACAEAIVDSMLCSGAMTGFKGSVDSLRSAIQSDL, from the coding sequence ATGAGATATAGAGAGCTCGCTTACCCGGGAGACGGTTACGAAACGGGGCCTTTGAACAAGATCACCGATCTTGAGGGAATACGAGTCGGGCATTACACTTTGACTGAGGATTCACCGAGATATCTTCGAACGGGAATAAGCGTCATAAGGATTCCTTACGTATATGAAAGGCCCGTCCCGGCAGCTTCCAGCGTCTTCAACGGTTATGGAAAGTCGATGGGTCTTATTCAGATAGAAGAACTCGGGACGATCGAAAGCGATATCTTTCTGACCAACACACTTTCAATTGGAGCCGTACATCAAGGTGCGGTAAGGCTCGCCCTCCAGAGTAATCCTGAATTGTCGTCGCTTAACGTAGTCGTCATGGAGTGCAACGATGGCTTTCTAAATGAAATTCGAGCTCTGGCGATAAAAGAAGAGATGGTTACCGATGCGGTCGGGGACGCGAAAAAGGATTTCCAGCTCGGCAGCTGTGGCGCGGGGACCGGGATGGTTTGCTTTGGTTATAAGGGCGGGATCGGTTCGTCTTCAAGAATCGTCGAGTTCGGAGGCAGGAAATACACCTTAGGGGTTTTCGTTCTTTCGAATTTCGGCAGATCGTCCGACCTTAGAATTCCGTCTCTCGAATTGCGTCCCAAACTACAGGATTCCGATCGGGAGAAAGGATCGCTCATCATGATCCTGGGAACAGACCTGCCTTTGATGCCCCATCAGTTGAAGAGAGTAACGCGGCACATGAATCTTGCTATTGGGCTGCTGGGAGCTCCAGGGTACCATGGAAGTGGAGACATTTCACTTGCTTTCACTACATCCATAGAGTACAGACAGTCCGAGCAAAGCTTAATGAACGAAGGGAACACGCAGAGTGAAATATTCAGGGCAGCCGTCTGGGCGTGCGCAGAAGCCATAGTCGATTCGATGCTCTGCTCGGGTGCTATGACCGGATTCAAAGGGTCTGTAGACTCTTTAAGAAGCGCAATACAATCAGACCTCTGA
- a CDS encoding HD domain-containing phosphohydrolase, with protein MRDSNSRQDLEEDSRSCLDRSSGIDAASYRDLFSLARNGILLCGVSKGGSCTILNANPAALRIERLSRDELVGEEFERAILGAADFGIMDLIREVNSSGVPLHISPKRHSDSRTDILRDMSVHRLNEGVVAIVYDDVSDSVDACTKLGESKPELDRLVSNLPGIAFRCKNDREWTMEVVSRGIIELTGYRPEEIIGNKELSYSDLIYAEDREMVWGLIQESFAVGDRYEIEYRIVTRSGQVKYVLERGKVVAGESGGEVFVEGFISDVTDLRVARREAEVNKEKLEATLTSTINALSRIVEIRDPYTSGHQRKVGLLAVSISRRMGLEDRLSENIRISGLLHDIGKLWIPSEILSKPGRLNYIEFEMIKEHSKLGYEVLKEIKFDFPIADYVIQHHERLNGSGYPNGLKGEEILLPARIIAVADVVEAISSHRPYRPALGIEVAIEEITSGAGTLYDRSVTRACVDLLEDGFTFE; from the coding sequence ATGAGAGATTCGAATTCTAGACAGGATTTAGAGGAAGACTCCCGGTCATGTCTTGACCGCAGTTCCGGTATCGATGCTGCCAGCTACCGTGATCTCTTTTCTCTGGCAAGAAACGGCATTCTGCTCTGCGGTGTATCGAAAGGAGGGAGCTGCACCATCCTCAATGCGAATCCTGCCGCGCTAAGAATAGAGCGTCTTTCAAGAGATGAGCTCGTCGGAGAGGAGTTCGAGCGGGCTATTCTTGGTGCCGCTGATTTCGGAATCATGGATTTGATAAGGGAAGTCAATAGTTCCGGTGTTCCCCTTCACATTAGTCCGAAGCGCCACTCGGATTCGAGAACAGATATCTTGAGAGACATGTCGGTTCACAGACTTAACGAAGGTGTCGTTGCAATCGTTTATGATGACGTCAGCGATTCAGTCGATGCTTGCACGAAGCTGGGAGAGAGCAAACCCGAGCTTGACAGATTGGTTTCCAATCTTCCCGGCATCGCTTTCAGATGTAAGAACGACAGAGAGTGGACCATGGAAGTAGTCAGTAGAGGGATCATAGAGCTCACCGGCTACCGGCCAGAGGAGATTATTGGAAACAAGGAACTATCTTACTCGGATCTGATATACGCCGAGGATAGGGAGATGGTGTGGGGCCTAATCCAGGAGTCCTTTGCAGTAGGCGATCGCTACGAGATAGAGTACAGAATAGTGACCAGGTCGGGTCAGGTGAAGTACGTTCTTGAAAGGGGAAAGGTAGTTGCCGGCGAAAGTGGGGGCGAAGTGTTTGTCGAAGGCTTCATCTCAGACGTTACAGATCTTAGGGTAGCGAGAAGAGAGGCCGAGGTGAATAAGGAAAAACTCGAGGCTACCTTAACAAGCACAATTAATGCGCTTTCCAGAATTGTGGAGATAAGAGATCCCTACACTTCGGGGCATCAGAGAAAAGTGGGGCTTCTGGCAGTCTCGATTTCCAGGAGAATGGGACTTGAAGATAGACTTTCCGAGAACATAAGGATAAGTGGCCTTCTTCACGATATTGGGAAACTCTGGATCCCGTCCGAGATTCTAAGCAAGCCTGGGAGACTCAATTACATAGAGTTTGAGATGATTAAGGAGCACTCTAAGCTTGGCTATGAAGTTCTAAAGGAAATCAAGTTTGATTTTCCGATCGCCGACTACGTGATTCAGCACCATGAGAGGCTAAACGGTTCTGGATACCCTAACGGGCTAAAGGGAGAGGAGATACTTCTGCCGGCAAGAATAATCGCTGTGGCAGATGTTGTCGAAGCTATATCATCGCACAGACCCTACAGACCGGCGCTTGGAATAGAAGTGGCAATAGAAGAGATCACTTCCGGAGCAGGTACCCTTTACGATCGTTCGGTTACGAGGGCTTGTGTCGATTTGCTGGAAGATGGATTCACTTTCGAGTAG